A part of Salvelinus alpinus chromosome 5, SLU_Salpinus.1, whole genome shotgun sequence genomic DNA contains:
- the LOC139577171 gene encoding DNA repair protein XRCC4-like isoform X2: MSGTVRQISVVLDPSIPYFLRVDWAEDLGAGFTLALSDGSSSWIGEVPEEEMMRKATELGVKREKYVEDLHRALTGGGESRRGRGGVAEKEEYLFHLSSDHGCLSYDKKTQRGVLVNMGAVELHPAPVDLNREMIAHTLEHSADLEAENRRLQEKNQTLRQERQHLLADLEKHVQEMETMEGDLFSRFIMLLNEKKAKIRALQDTIRHDQQQLDQGVEEQENHRVTGVTVKSKAGDSIKEEEDLPQSFHPSQAPTVLIRGRTHQHELSR, encoded by the exons ATGAGTGGTACGGTCCGTCAGATCAGTGTGGTGTTGGACCCGAGCATCCCCTATTTCCTGCGGGTGGACTGGGCCGAAGACCTGGGTGCTGGGTTCACTCTCGCCCTCAGTGACGGCAGCTCGTCCTGGATCGGAGAAG TACCAGAGGAGGAGATGATGAGGAAAGCCACAGAGttgggagtgaaaagggagaaaTATGTGGAAGATCTTCATCGGGCACTGACCGGAGGAGGAGAAagcagaagaggaagaggaggagtggcAGAAAAGGAGGAGTACCTGTTCCACCTCTCCTCTGACCACGGTTGTCTGTCGTATGACAAGAAGACCCAGAGAGGCGTTTTG GTGAACATGGGTGCAGTGGAGCTGCACCCTGCCCCTGTGGATCTCAACAGGGAGATGATAGCCCACACTCTGGAGCACAGCGCTGACCTGGAGGCAGAGAACAGACGGCTGCAGGAGAAGAATCAGACACTCCGGCAGGAGCGGCAGCACCTCCTTGCAGA TCTGGAGAAGCATGTCCAGGAGATGGAGACGATGGAGGGAGACCTGTTCTCTCGTTTCATCATGCTGCTTAATGAGAAGAAGGCCAAGATCAGGGCCCTGCAGGACACCATCAGACACGACCAACAGCAGCTGGACCAGGGCGTGGAAGAGCAGGAGAACCACCG ggtAACTGGGGTAACTGTCAAATCCAAGGCTGGCGACAGCAttaaggaggaggaggacctgCCTCAGAGCTTCCACCCATCTCAGGCACCCACAGTGCTcatcagag